A stretch of Mytilus edulis chromosome 11, xbMytEdul2.2, whole genome shotgun sequence DNA encodes these proteins:
- the LOC139496463 gene encoding GA-binding protein subunit beta-1-like isoform X1: MSENRTIEVSEREVLVLPPLDREIVIQESKSGPRNLHRMSLVDLGKRLLEAAKRGETDEVRTLMSNGAPFTTDWLGTSPLHFATQFGHHDTAEVLLRAGISRDARTKVDRTPLHVAAQEGHNDIVELLIQHAADIDAKDMLKMTPLHWASEKGHKPVLETLIKHGADINCENKFDRTPLDIAIANGRADIAELLTMAQMQYGGTVQQLEDVKSHEVLVNGTMHADLSSITEGDSITIETTEIDQSDNIETVTVTTDEQSNKDVLPVNIFQNVSRSIESDSSETQNSSVLATLAALAEATAPNTIQQNTATTEAMNWLESQGITMITTSEGGIITSAIDSGQSITLTEAGKIALNFIKQQDGEEGEIVVKPEVDLGPEVIEEEAHIGGDVEDIVTGLPEGTELVTTGGDMDDQNVLTIVSNQDLGGVSEDGGIVAMGDDVVTMESQDLVGDVTEHSDGIVMVTEVEGEIVTPTDGMLTITEVTDDVTNVTMEGDEITETELQISEENNIHISDVTTITETNSLQISDVTMVTDGGGGDASDEPPAKRSRTDVEDKGDGIKVEALDKDDLKKQLEEMQKQAEAFKQQLKQKEVEAETYKKRLSDIGLQPEDQSQEDQAANE; the protein is encoded by the exons ATGTCAGAAAATAGAACAATTGAGGTGTCAG aACGGGAAGTATTGGTATTGCCTCCCTTAGACAGAGAGATTGTTATTCAAGAATCAAAGTCTGGACCAAGAAATCTACACAGAATGTCATTGGTCGATCTGGGTAAACGTTTACTAGAGGCAGCCAAGCGTGGAGAGACAGATGAAGTAAGGACACTGATGTCTAATGGTGCTCCATTCACAACAGACTGG CTTGGAACCTCTCCATTACACTTTGCTACACAGTTTGGGCACCATGATACAGCTGAGGTATTACTGAGAGCAGGAATTAGTCGTGATGCTCGGACCAAGGTAGACAGGACCCCATTACATGTGGCAGCCCAAGAAGGACATAATGATATTGTAGAATTACTCATACAGCACGCTGCAGATATTGACGCTAAAGATATG TTGAAGATGACTCCATTGCACTGGGCCTCAGAAAAAGGCCACAAACCCGTTTTGGAAACTTTGATAAAACATGGGGCAGACATTAACTGTGAAAATAAG TTTGACAGAACTCCATTAGATATTGCAATAGCCAATGGAAGGGCAGATATAGCAGAGTTACTGACCATGGCACAG atGCAGTATGGTGGTACAGTACAACAGTTAGAGGACGTAAAATCACATGAGGTCCTGGTCAACGGTACAATG CATGCTGATTTGTCAAGTATAACAGAAGGTGATTCTATCACTATAGAAACCACAGAAATTGACCAATCAGATAATATTGAAACTGTGACCGTGACAACTGATGAACAATCTAACAAAGAtgttttacctgtaaatatattcCAGAATGTCTCAA gaaGTATAGAATCTGATTCCTCAGAAACCCAGAATTCCTCAGTGTTAGCCACTTTAGCTGCTTTAGCTGAAGCCACGGCACCAAATACAATTCAACAAA ACACAGCCACAACTGAAGCCATGAATTGGTTAGAAAGTCAGGGTATAACCATGATAACGACCTCAGAGGGAGGGATCATCACATCTGCCATTGATAGTGGACAATCTATTACATTAACAG AGGCAGGAAAAATTGCTCTCAACTTTATCAAACAGCAAGATGGAGAAGAAGGAGAAATTGTTGTTAAACCTGAAGTTGACCTTGGTCCTGAGGTCATAGAGGAAGAGGCTCACATAGGGGGTGATGTTGAAGATATTGTAACAGGGCTCCCAGAAGGGACGGAGTTGGTAACAACAGGAGGAGATATGGATGACCAG AATGTTTTAACGATTGTCTCAAACCAGGATCTTGGAGGTGTATCGGAGGATGGGGGGATTGTTGCCATGGGTGATGATGTAGTTACCATGGAAAGTCAGGATTTAGTTGGAGATGTAACAGAACATTCTGATGGTATTGTTATGGTAACAGAAGTGGAGGGAGAGATCGTTACACCAACTGATGGAATGTTGACGATTACCGAGGTAACCGATGATGTCACCAATGTTACAATGGAAGGTGATGAAATAACAGAAACAGAATTACAGATCTCAGAGGAAAATAACATACACATCTCAGACGTTACTACAATTACAGAAACAAATAGTTTACAAATCTCAGATGTTACTATGGTAACAGACGGAGGAGGGGGCGATGCTTCAG ATGAACCCCCAGCCAAAAGGTCAAGGACAGATGTTGAAGATAAAGGGGATGGT ataaaagtTGAGGCATTAGATAAGGACGATTTAAAGAAACAACTAGAAGAAATGCAGAAACAAGCTGAGGCTTTTAAACAACAGTTAAAACAGAAGGAAGTAGAAGCAGAAACTTATAAAAAACGTTTAAGTGACATAGGTTTACAACCTGAGGACCAATCACAAGAAGATCAGGCAGCCAATGAATGA
- the LOC139496463 gene encoding GA-binding protein subunit beta-1-like isoform X2, with product MSENRTIEVSEREVLVLPPLDREIVIQESKSGPRNLHRMSLVDLGKRLLEAAKRGETDEVRTLMSNGAPFTTDWLGTSPLHFATQFGHHDTAEVLLRAGISRDARTKVDRTPLHVAAQEGHNDIVELLIQHAADIDAKDMLKMTPLHWASEKGHKPVLETLIKHGADINCENKFDRTPLDIAIANGRADIAELLTMAQMQYGGTVQQLEDVKSHEVLVNGTMHADLSSITEGDSITIETTEIDQSDNIETVTVTTDEQSNKDVLPVNIFQNVSRSIESDSSETQNSSVLATLAALAEATAPNTIQQNTATTEAMNWLESQGITMITTSEGGIITSAIDSGQSITLTEAGKIALNFIKQQDGEEGEIVVKPEVDLGPEVIEEEAHIGGDVEDIVTGLPEGTELVTTGGDMDDQNVLTIVSNQDLGGVSEDGGIVAMGDDVVTMESQDLVGDVTEHSDGIVMVTEVEGEIVTPTDGMLTITEVTDDVTNVTMEGDEITETELQISEENNIHISDVTTITETNSLQISDVTMVTDGGGGDASDEPPAKRSRTDVEDKGDGVS from the exons ATGTCAGAAAATAGAACAATTGAGGTGTCAG aACGGGAAGTATTGGTATTGCCTCCCTTAGACAGAGAGATTGTTATTCAAGAATCAAAGTCTGGACCAAGAAATCTACACAGAATGTCATTGGTCGATCTGGGTAAACGTTTACTAGAGGCAGCCAAGCGTGGAGAGACAGATGAAGTAAGGACACTGATGTCTAATGGTGCTCCATTCACAACAGACTGG CTTGGAACCTCTCCATTACACTTTGCTACACAGTTTGGGCACCATGATACAGCTGAGGTATTACTGAGAGCAGGAATTAGTCGTGATGCTCGGACCAAGGTAGACAGGACCCCATTACATGTGGCAGCCCAAGAAGGACATAATGATATTGTAGAATTACTCATACAGCACGCTGCAGATATTGACGCTAAAGATATG TTGAAGATGACTCCATTGCACTGGGCCTCAGAAAAAGGCCACAAACCCGTTTTGGAAACTTTGATAAAACATGGGGCAGACATTAACTGTGAAAATAAG TTTGACAGAACTCCATTAGATATTGCAATAGCCAATGGAAGGGCAGATATAGCAGAGTTACTGACCATGGCACAG atGCAGTATGGTGGTACAGTACAACAGTTAGAGGACGTAAAATCACATGAGGTCCTGGTCAACGGTACAATG CATGCTGATTTGTCAAGTATAACAGAAGGTGATTCTATCACTATAGAAACCACAGAAATTGACCAATCAGATAATATTGAAACTGTGACCGTGACAACTGATGAACAATCTAACAAAGAtgttttacctgtaaatatattcCAGAATGTCTCAA gaaGTATAGAATCTGATTCCTCAGAAACCCAGAATTCCTCAGTGTTAGCCACTTTAGCTGCTTTAGCTGAAGCCACGGCACCAAATACAATTCAACAAA ACACAGCCACAACTGAAGCCATGAATTGGTTAGAAAGTCAGGGTATAACCATGATAACGACCTCAGAGGGAGGGATCATCACATCTGCCATTGATAGTGGACAATCTATTACATTAACAG AGGCAGGAAAAATTGCTCTCAACTTTATCAAACAGCAAGATGGAGAAGAAGGAGAAATTGTTGTTAAACCTGAAGTTGACCTTGGTCCTGAGGTCATAGAGGAAGAGGCTCACATAGGGGGTGATGTTGAAGATATTGTAACAGGGCTCCCAGAAGGGACGGAGTTGGTAACAACAGGAGGAGATATGGATGACCAG AATGTTTTAACGATTGTCTCAAACCAGGATCTTGGAGGTGTATCGGAGGATGGGGGGATTGTTGCCATGGGTGATGATGTAGTTACCATGGAAAGTCAGGATTTAGTTGGAGATGTAACAGAACATTCTGATGGTATTGTTATGGTAACAGAAGTGGAGGGAGAGATCGTTACACCAACTGATGGAATGTTGACGATTACCGAGGTAACCGATGATGTCACCAATGTTACAATGGAAGGTGATGAAATAACAGAAACAGAATTACAGATCTCAGAGGAAAATAACATACACATCTCAGACGTTACTACAATTACAGAAACAAATAGTTTACAAATCTCAGATGTTACTATGGTAACAGACGGAGGAGGGGGCGATGCTTCAG ATGAACCCCCAGCCAAAAGGTCAAGGACAGATGTTGAAGATAAAGGGGATGGTGTAAGTTAA
- the LOC139496465 gene encoding talin rod domain-containing protein 1-like yields the protein MNASSSRTLAAICESCTTKIQSVAELLLLSCCVRPVLTETIRFLPSEKLHDSITSTLRSIKDLSQTLVSNVHMISAKWVEICDSVEELSSVLIKFMEIICHACYLITVNFATCKLAETGLIDKYSVCYSGLEIKLSCFRLKRTRIDELSPQIIIDLCSNISKHIAVITDICRTAGQNVKDEGLQDQFKLSVKSVTCAAGCLIASIKSYKSNPNITQHSRVMVFCEPVIASSQALVSFATEKDFNGCEGTLTDQSKDVQKRILGSCMSVVSASIQLCKTVRDLTYDMITSHHRERLKSCTEAISHGAVKLMKILDDYDINKLLIDYRAKQDDLSPDLSNDRFCSKQSLPFLPDMSLSSLPMLSSPTLVSRSFDSTSTTSSVETNSFSLYSEDEHSHSVNERNHGDQSNTQDHHSDNSTSFSSSENSLASR from the exons ATGAATGCAAGCAGCTCAAGAACTTTAGCAGCAATCTGTGAATCATGCACCACTAAAATCCAAAGTGTTGCTGAGCTGTTACTGTTGTCATGTTGTGTTCGACCAGTGCTTACAGAAACCATAAGATTTCTACCATCAGAAAAGCTGCACGACTCTATTACTTCAACACTTAGATCAATTAAGGACTTATCACAAACTTTGGTCTCCAACGTTCACATGATATCAGCAAAATGGGTTGAAATTTGTGACTCAGTTGAAGAACTATCTTCTGTACTTATTAAATTTATGGAAATAATTTGCCATGCCTGTTATCTTATTACTGTAAACTTTGCGACGTGTAAACTGGCAGAAACAGGATTAATAGATAAATATTCCGTTTGTTACTCAGGGCTGGAAATCAAACTAAGTTGTTTCCGATTGAAACGAACACGTATTGACGAACTTTCTCCACAAATTATCATAGATCTGTGTTCTAATATATCCAAGCATATTGCTGTGATCACTGACATTTGTCGAACTGCAGGACAAAATGTAAAAGATGAGGGTCTACAAGATCAATTTAAACTTAGTGTCAAAAGTGTAACTTGTGCAGCGGGATGTCTCATAGCCAGCATCAAATCATACAAATCCAATCCCAACATTACCCAGCATTCCAGAGTGATGGTTTTCTGTGAACCTGTTATAGCATCATCTCAAGCACTTGTTTCATTTGCTACAGAGAAAGACTTTAATGGCTGTGAAGGAACATTAACAGATCAATCTAAAGATGTTCAAAAAAGAATTTTAg gatcCTGTATGAGTGTGGTATCTGCCTCTATACAGCTTTGTAAAACTGTGCGGGATCTAACATATGACATGATTACCAGTCATCATAGAGAAAGACTCAAGTCGTGTACGGAAGCCATATCTCATGGAGCAGTCAAACTGATGAAAATTCTCGATGATTACGACATCAACAAACTTTTGATTGATTATAGAGCTAAACAAGATGATCTGTCACCTGACCTATCTAATGATAGGTTTTGTAGTAAGCAGTCGTTGCCTTTCTTGCCTGACATGTCTCTGTCATCTTTGCCCATGTTGTCTAGTCCAACTTTAGTCAGTAGATCTTTTGACAGTACAAGCACGACATCTTCAGTGGAAACTAACTCTTTTTCACTATACTCGGAAGATGAACATAGTCATTCTGTCAATGAGCGTAACCATGGTGATCAAAGCAACACTCAGGATCACCATAGTGATAACTCTACCTCTTTTTCAAGCTCAGAAAATTCATTAGCATCTAGATAA